A window of Equus caballus isolate H_3958 breed thoroughbred chromosome 10, TB-T2T, whole genome shotgun sequence contains these coding sequences:
- the VNN2 gene encoding pantetheine hydrolase VNN2 — MIASSFRTSAAVFAVIILHVGALDTFIAAVYEHAVILPKTTVTPVSQDDALLLMNKNIDILEREIKQAAKQGAQIIVTPEDALYGWTFTRETIFPYLEDVPDPQANWIPCQDSNRFGYTPVQVRLSCLAKNNSIYVLANMGDKKPCNRHNSMCPPNGYYQYNTNVVYDAEGKLVARYHKYHLYSEPQFDVPEKPELVTFNTTFGRFGIFTCFDIFFHDPAVTLVKDFHVDTILFPTAWMNVLPLLTAIEFHSAWAVGMRVNLLAANTHNIHMNMTGSGIYAPQSPKVYHHDMETESGKLLLAEVDSHPRDSPAYPTAVNWSAHATTIRPFPGKKNTFRAFISRDAFNFTELFENAGNLTVCQKDLCCHLSYRMLGKEEDEVYALGAFSGLHGRRRKEYWQVCTMLKCKTTNLTTCGRPVETASTRFEMFSLSGTFGTEYVIPEVLLTKIHLSPGKFEVLQDGRLVNKNGPSEPILTVSLFGRWYAKDSSSIPGGTSNSATTYLLIPILLMIIAWQIL, encoded by the exons ATGATTGCTTCCTCTTTTCGAACCTCTGCGGCTGTTTTTGCCGTAATTATCCTGCATGTTGGGGCCCTGGATACTTTCATAGCTGCAGTTTATGAACACGCCGTCATACTGCCAAAAACAACAGTGACACCTGTCTCTCAGGACGATGCCTTGCTCCTCATGAACAAGAATATAGAtattctggagagagagattaagCAGGCAGCAAAGcag GGTGCTCAAATCATTGTGACTCCAGAAGATGCCCTTTATGGTTGGACATTTACCAGGGAAACCATTTTCCCTTATCTGGAGGACGTCCCGGACCCTCAGGCGAACTGGATTCCGTGTCAGGACTCCAACAG aTTTGGTTACACACCAGTACAAGTAAGACTCAGCTGCCTGGCCAAGAACAACTCAATCTATGTCTTGGCAAATATGGGGGACAAGAAGCCATGTAATCGCCATAACTCCATGTGTCCTCCCAATGGCTATTATCAATACAACACCAATGTGGTATATGATGCGGAGGGGAAACTGGTAGCACGCTACCATAAG TACCACCtctactctgagcctcagtttgatGTCCCTGAAAAGCCCGAGTTGGTGACTTTCAACACCACCTTTGGAAGGTTTGGCATTTTCACGTGCTTTGATATTTTCTTCCACGATCCTGCTGTCACCCTGGTGAAAGATTTCCATGTGGATACCATCCTGTTTCCCACAGCTTGGATGAATGTCTTGCCCCTTCTGACAGCTATTGAATTCCACTCGGCTTGGGCTGTGGGCATGAGAGTTAATCTTCTTGCGGCCAACACCCACAATATCCACATGAATATGACAG GCAGCGGTATCTATGCACCACAGTCTCCCAAAGTATACCACCATGACATGGAGACAGAGTCGGGAAAGCTCCTCCTTGCGGAAGTGGATTCGCATCCCCGAGACTCTCCTGCCTACCCAACAGCTGTGAACTGGAGTGCCCATGCCACAACCATCAGACCATTCCcaggaaagaaaaacaccttCCGGGCATTTATTTCCCGGGACGCTTTCAACTTCACAGAACTTTTTGAAAATGCAGGAAACCTTACAGTCTGTCAAAAAGATCTCTGCTGTCATTTAAGCTACAGGATGTTAGGAAAGGAAGAGGATGAAGTGTATGCTCTGGGAGCTTTTTCAGGACTTCACGGCCGAAGGAGAAAAGAGTACTGGCAG GTGTGCACAATGCTGAAATGCAAAACTACTAATTTGACAACTTGTGGGCGGCCGGTAGAAACTGCTTCTACAAGATTTGAAATGTTCTCCTTAAGTGGCACATTTGGAACAGAGTATGTCATTCCAGAAGTGCTACTTACTAAAATTCACCTGTCACCTGGAAAATTTGAG GTACTACAAGATGGGCGTTTGGTGAACAAGAACGGACCATCCGAGCCTATCCTGACAGTGTCTCTCTTTGGGAGATGGTATGCTAAGGATTCATCTTCCATCCCAGGCGGAACCAGCAATTCAGCAACAACTTACCTGCTgatacccattttattgatgatcATAGCTTGGCAGATACTGTGA